A genomic window from Thermogemmatispora onikobensis includes:
- a CDS encoding glycosyltransferase encodes MASGLLTKESPKLSELQFRNRVARYRRWLEGNASPSATRPNSRELVEYQRAACRPILIHGKEVTVFAPFHPERAALHTFSRAQLVILGGFLLAWGGALVWKGPTPLIVVTTLITLLYVAHLLLQFAIVGTHLLTPAEVGSDEGIDEHLISALNNADWPRYTILCPLYREAAVVGQMVTALRALDYPRDRLEILLLTEEDDLETRAALKQLALPAHFRVLVVPRGYPRTKARACNYGLLHARGDYLVIYDAEDIPDPLQLKKAVLTFAQHDHSLACVQARLNCYNPSQNLLTRLFTAEYSLWFDLVLPGLQRLGLPLPLGGTSNHFRVSVLRAVGGWDAFNVTEDCDLGLRLFQHGFKTVILDSTTYEEANSRLSNWLRQRSRWIKGYMQTYLVYMRHPLAYWHERRWRELCSVQLVIGASAASLLVNPLVWALSLFYVCTAGRYQAFYHLLFPGPILYAGAFCLIFGNFFHLYLNLLALLHRRYYGLVPWALLMPCCWLLDSLAAYLALAELLIRPHYWQKTLHGFHLLKQQQSVNQFSATVVPSTPQRGPSEIEIGLTPIRLGGHAPFKPLRLVLTPDTTIRPLPRIRRSRPHDLGALVTFLCACLSSITACLYFFLHQEILLYGDAYAHLRIARSVFDSATPGLAQLGGVWLPLPHVLMLPFVWNDFLWHSGLAGSFVSMLCYIIAALYLYRGGLRLTRDRWAAFLCSLVFMLNPNILYLQSTPLTELTLICMMTVAGYYFLSWAQENRPRYLVLAAASTFLATLSRYEGWSFFVCLLVLVSLTSLLKRRSFAEICANTLVFALLGGLGIALWLAWNRIIFGDTFFFLHGPFSSEMLLSSFARAGRFYTYHNVSLSLLTYLLLSVKTFGPFLLFLSLLAFVFFLLRHRLKPETLALIAFMAPLGFYVLSIYSGQALILLPEIGPGHDPGRLYNDRHGAAVVVPAALLLATLMSSGLRLLRGRLHLLGRLACAGAICGQACFIAATGIVTLQDGLYGNSCTGTHPVSIYLARHYNGGLILEDVSPTNFDVSEAGINFRNVIYDGSGRLWQQALRNPAASIDWIVLNPRLPGDRVARALPPGSPLLRQFTLVLIDPRSGMHLYHHRGRPPLPDRPIPPELLTAHRLCPND; translated from the coding sequence ATGGCGTCCGGTCTTCTGACAAAAGAATCCCCTAAACTAAGCGAGCTGCAATTTCGCAACCGTGTAGCGCGTTATCGGCGTTGGCTAGAGGGCAATGCCAGCCCCAGCGCGACGCGCCCCAACAGTCGCGAGCTTGTCGAATACCAGCGTGCGGCCTGCCGTCCGATCCTGATTCATGGCAAGGAGGTGACCGTCTTTGCACCATTTCATCCTGAGCGCGCGGCCCTGCACACCTTCAGCCGGGCGCAACTTGTGATTCTTGGTGGCTTCTTGCTGGCCTGGGGTGGCGCCCTGGTTTGGAAAGGGCCAACGCCGCTCATTGTGGTCACCACTCTGATCACGCTGCTCTATGTGGCCCATCTGCTGCTGCAGTTTGCTATTGTGGGCACACATCTGCTGACTCCCGCTGAGGTCGGTAGCGATGAGGGGATCGACGAGCACCTGATCAGCGCCCTCAACAATGCCGACTGGCCTCGCTATACCATCCTGTGCCCGCTCTACCGCGAGGCCGCCGTGGTCGGCCAGATGGTGACCGCCCTGCGCGCCCTGGACTACCCTCGCGATCGTTTGGAGATCTTGCTGCTGACAGAGGAAGATGACCTGGAGACGCGCGCCGCTCTCAAGCAGCTGGCTCTCCCCGCTCACTTCCGGGTGCTTGTCGTGCCGCGCGGCTACCCCCGTACCAAGGCCCGTGCCTGTAACTACGGGCTGCTGCATGCCCGTGGCGACTACCTGGTTATCTACGACGCCGAGGATATCCCCGATCCTTTGCAGCTGAAAAAAGCCGTGCTGACCTTCGCTCAGCACGACCACTCGCTGGCCTGTGTGCAGGCGCGTCTGAATTGCTATAATCCTTCTCAAAATCTCCTGACTCGCCTCTTTACTGCTGAGTATTCCCTCTGGTTTGATCTGGTGCTGCCGGGCTTGCAACGGCTCGGTCTCCCGCTGCCGCTCGGTGGCACCTCAAACCATTTCCGTGTCTCTGTGCTACGTGCTGTCGGCGGCTGGGACGCCTTCAATGTCACAGAGGACTGCGATCTCGGCCTGCGTCTCTTCCAGCACGGCTTCAAGACCGTGATTCTCGATTCGACGACCTACGAGGAGGCCAATTCTCGCCTCAGCAACTGGCTGCGCCAGCGCTCGCGCTGGATTAAGGGCTATATGCAGACCTACCTGGTCTATATGCGCCATCCCCTGGCTTACTGGCACGAGCGGCGCTGGCGCGAACTCTGCAGCGTGCAACTGGTGATCGGCGCCAGCGCCGCCAGCCTGCTCGTGAACCCTCTCGTCTGGGCGCTCTCCCTGTTCTACGTCTGCACCGCTGGCCGCTACCAGGCTTTCTACCATCTGCTCTTCCCCGGCCCCATTCTCTACGCGGGCGCCTTCTGCCTGATCTTCGGTAACTTTTTCCATCTCTACCTCAATCTGCTGGCGCTGCTGCATCGCCGCTATTATGGGCTGGTGCCCTGGGCCTTACTGATGCCCTGCTGCTGGCTGCTGGACAGTCTGGCCGCCTATCTGGCGCTCGCCGAGCTGCTCATCCGGCCTCACTACTGGCAAAAGACCCTTCACGGCTTCCACCTGCTCAAGCAGCAGCAATCTGTCAACCAGTTCAGTGCCACCGTGGTTCCCTCGACCCCTCAGCGTGGGCCAAGCGAGATCGAGATTGGCCTGACCCCCATCCGTCTGGGCGGCCATGCTCCCTTCAAGCCGCTGCGCCTGGTCTTGACCCCAGATACGACCATCCGTCCCTTGCCGCGCATCCGGCGCTCGCGTCCTCATGATCTGGGGGCTTTGGTGACCTTTCTCTGCGCTTGTCTCAGCAGCATCACCGCCTGCCTCTACTTCTTTCTGCATCAGGAGATTCTGCTCTACGGCGATGCCTACGCCCACCTGCGCATCGCTCGCAGCGTCTTTGATAGCGCTACGCCCGGCCTGGCCCAGCTCGGTGGCGTCTGGCTGCCGCTGCCTCACGTGCTGATGCTGCCCTTCGTCTGGAACGACTTCCTCTGGCACTCTGGACTGGCCGGAAGTTTCGTCTCGATGCTCTGCTATATCATTGCCGCCCTCTACCTCTACCGCGGTGGCTTGCGTCTGACGCGCGATCGCTGGGCCGCCTTCCTCTGCTCCCTGGTCTTCATGCTCAATCCCAATATCCTCTATCTCCAGTCGACACCGCTGACCGAGCTGACGCTGATTTGCATGATGACGGTGGCCGGCTACTACTTCCTGAGCTGGGCCCAGGAGAATCGCCCGCGCTACCTGGTTCTGGCGGCGGCCAGCACCTTCCTGGCGACCCTCTCCCGCTATGAAGGCTGGTCCTTCTTCGTCTGTCTGCTTGTCCTGGTCAGCCTGACCAGCCTGCTCAAGCGGCGCTCCTTCGCCGAGATCTGCGCCAATACCCTCGTTTTTGCCCTCCTGGGGGGTCTGGGGATTGCTCTCTGGCTGGCCTGGAATCGCATCATCTTCGGTGACACCTTCTTTTTCTTACACGGCCCTTTCTCTTCTGAGATGCTGCTCTCTAGCTTCGCGCGCGCTGGTCGCTTCTATACCTATCACAACGTCAGTCTCTCGTTGCTGACCTACCTGCTGCTCTCGGTGAAAACCTTCGGGCCATTTCTCCTCTTTCTCTCGCTGCTGGCCTTTGTCTTCTTCCTGCTCCGTCACCGGCTAAAGCCGGAGACGCTGGCGCTGATCGCCTTCATGGCCCCACTCGGCTTCTACGTGCTCTCGATCTATAGCGGGCAGGCGCTGATCCTGCTGCCGGAGATCGGTCCGGGCCATGATCCCGGGCGCCTCTACAACGATCGGCACGGGGCGGCAGTAGTGGTACCGGCGGCCCTGCTGCTGGCGACGCTGATGAGCAGCGGGCTGCGCCTGTTGCGGGGGCGGCTCCATCTGCTGGGACGCCTGGCCTGTGCGGGAGCGATCTGCGGTCAGGCCTGCTTCATCGCCGCCACTGGCATTGTGACCCTCCAGGACGGTCTCTATGGGAACTCCTGCACCGGCACCCATCCAGTCAGCATCTACCTGGCCAGGCACTACAACGGCGGTCTGATCCTAGAGGACGTCTCTCCCACCAATTTCGACGTCTCGGAGGCCGGTATCAACTTCCGCAATGTGATCTACGATGGCTCGGGCCGGCTCTGGCAGCAGGCCCTGCGCAATCCCGCAGCCAGCATTGACTGGATCGTCCTCAATCCACGGCTCCCGGGTGATCGCGTGGCGCGAGCGCTGCCGCCGGGTAGTCCCCTGCTGCGCCAGTTTACCTTGGTGCTGATCGATCCCCGCAGCGGTATGCATCTCTACCATCATCGCGGGCGTCCGCCGCTGCCAGATCGCCCGATTCCACCGGAACTCTTAACCGCTCATCGTCTCTGTCCGAACGATTAA
- a CDS encoding lipoate--protein ligase family protein — MAEMFRFLNTGVRDAALNMAIDEAILIHHLRGEAPPTLRVFRWSQPSISLGRFQNVEREILSNLCRERGVALVRRPTGGRAVYHRDEFTYSIVISRRYGVPSGVVAAYTYLARGLLEALALLGVQAEISDGRVQKHPSAACFASSTQADLTSGGYKLVGSAQVWREDALLQQGSLPLDDRAEEFYELLRFPNEPARAEALAFYRQKTQPLHAFVPDVSWEQVAEAFRQGFSQALAQGFLPGELSRSELELAEQLVAEKYSKLEWRKERLTLV, encoded by the coding sequence ATGGCCGAGATGTTCCGCTTTCTCAATACCGGTGTACGCGATGCCGCTTTGAATATGGCCATCGATGAGGCCATCCTGATCCATCATCTGCGCGGCGAGGCCCCCCCAACCCTGCGCGTTTTTCGCTGGTCGCAGCCGTCGATCTCGCTGGGCCGCTTCCAAAATGTGGAGCGCGAGATTCTCAGCAACCTCTGCCGCGAGCGCGGCGTGGCCCTGGTGCGCCGCCCAACCGGAGGCCGCGCCGTCTATCACCGCGACGAGTTCACCTACAGCATCGTGATCAGTCGGCGCTATGGGGTACCGTCCGGGGTGGTGGCGGCTTATACCTATCTGGCCCGCGGCCTATTGGAGGCACTGGCCTTGCTGGGGGTACAGGCGGAGATCAGCGACGGTCGTGTCCAGAAGCATCCCTCGGCGGCCTGCTTCGCTTCTTCAACTCAGGCCGATCTGACAAGCGGCGGCTACAAGCTGGTAGGCAGCGCCCAGGTCTGGCGCGAGGATGCCCTGCTCCAGCAGGGTTCACTGCCCCTGGACGATCGGGCCGAGGAGTTCTATGAACTCTTACGCTTCCCCAATGAGCCAGCCCGGGCTGAGGCTCTGGCCTTTTATCGCCAGAAGACACAGCCGCTGCACGCTTTCGTGCCAGACGTGAGCTGGGAGCAGGTAGCAGAGGCTTTTCGCCAGGGCTTCAGTCAGGCGCTGGCACAGGGGTTTTTGCCGGGCGAACTGAGCCGCTCCGAGCTGGAGCTGGCGGAGCAGCTCGTGGCCGAGAAATATAGCAAGCTGGAGTGGCGCAAGGAGCGTTTAACGCTGGTCTGA
- a CDS encoding MBL fold metallo-hydrolase, producing MSYLMLLGTGTCQIELERRASSVLLQLAGLPILFDCGRGISQRLAEVGLNPNALEHIVISHFHPDHVSDLIPLLHAGAWSRRQPRRQDLHLYGPPGLQRLIDGLMRLFSPHSFRQPHYQVLVHEITEETFQIGPYRFDFSELPPAGNHGLRFSWQGQRYAITGDSSFHEQERLFLQGVDLAIIDSGHLSDDEIVQLAAATQVRTLVCSHLYRELDAARLQERARAEGYRGTLIVGRDLMTFVLPDE from the coding sequence ATGAGCTATCTCATGCTGCTTGGTACGGGCACCTGTCAAATCGAGCTAGAGCGTCGCGCCTCCAGCGTTCTCCTGCAGCTGGCGGGGCTACCCATCCTCTTCGACTGCGGGCGCGGCATCAGCCAGCGTCTCGCTGAAGTGGGCCTCAATCCCAATGCCCTGGAACATATCGTCATCTCACACTTTCACCCCGATCACGTCTCCGATCTTATTCCCCTGCTGCATGCGGGAGCCTGGTCGCGACGACAGCCACGTAGGCAAGATCTCCATCTCTACGGGCCACCTGGACTGCAGCGCCTGATCGATGGGCTGATGCGCCTCTTCAGTCCCCACAGTTTCCGTCAGCCCCATTATCAGGTTCTGGTCCATGAAATTACAGAAGAAACATTTCAGATCGGGCCGTACCGCTTTGATTTCAGCGAGCTGCCGCCGGCAGGCAACCACGGACTGCGCTTCAGCTGGCAGGGGCAGCGCTACGCCATCACCGGTGACTCCTCCTTTCACGAGCAGGAGCGCCTCTTTCTGCAGGGCGTGGACCTGGCCATCATCGACTCTGGCCATCTCAGCGATGACGAGATCGTCCAGCTGGCCGCTGCTACCCAGGTCAGGACGCTCGTCTGCTCGCATCTCTACCGCGAGCTTGACGCAGCCCGCCTGCAGGAGCGGGCGCGCGCCGAAGGCTATCGCGGCACCCTCATCGTCGGGCGCGACCTCATGACCTTTGTCCTTCCCGACGAGTGA
- a CDS encoding zinc-ribbon domain containing protein — MSFVDKTLKCRDCGNEFIFTAGEQEFFQQKGLLNQPARCPSCRALRRQAAGGGSRSERAPREMHTVICAECGQEAKVPFLPRNDRPVYCSSCYDKARVARR; from the coding sequence TTGAGTTTCGTCGACAAAACTCTCAAGTGCCGTGATTGCGGAAACGAATTTATCTTCACAGCAGGAGAACAAGAATTTTTCCAGCAAAAGGGCCTGCTGAACCAGCCTGCGCGTTGCCCGTCCTGTCGGGCCTTGCGGCGTCAGGCAGCGGGGGGAGGCAGCCGGAGCGAGCGCGCGCCGCGTGAGATGCACACGGTGATCTGCGCTGAGTGCGGGCAGGAGGCCAAAGTGCCATTCCTTCCGCGCAACGACCGGCCTGTCTACTGCAGCAGCTGCTATGATAAAGCGCGCGTGGCGCGACGCTAG
- a CDS encoding glycosyltransferase, with protein sequence MSISSLAQSDSKDTEAAGRASALSDSGAAAAPRSLSIVLLTQNDEESIALVVRSLLSSLRDWADDLEILAVDRGSHDRTGILLERLAAEEPRLIVLHQPASCSYGQALASALNQVSKEFVLLMEARPGFNMDLLKRSFALLSDYDAVLGFRQRQGWQRLTTLLWSWLLRFTLGLRVRDLYCPFKLYRAEFFRQEALEMQGHLINAEMIHKFVRAGYVYTEIAIGPEKASEPVRPSLRRKLSLYWEALCELSNYSGRCYQEEHGCI encoded by the coding sequence ATGAGTATCTCGTCCTTGGCCCAAAGCGATAGCAAGGATACGGAGGCAGCGGGCAGGGCCTCAGCCCTGTCCGACTCGGGAGCCGCCGCTGCTCCACGCAGCCTCTCAATCGTGCTCCTGACGCAGAACGACGAAGAGAGCATCGCACTGGTCGTGCGCTCGCTCCTGAGCAGTCTGAGAGACTGGGCCGACGACCTGGAGATTCTCGCCGTCGATCGCGGGAGCCACGATCGTACAGGTATACTGCTCGAACGCCTTGCCGCGGAGGAACCGCGTCTGATTGTCTTGCATCAGCCCGCGAGCTGCAGTTACGGCCAGGCCCTGGCCAGCGCCTTGAACCAGGTCAGCAAAGAGTTCGTTCTGTTGATGGAGGCCCGACCTGGCTTCAACATGGACCTCCTCAAGCGCAGCTTTGCTCTGCTGAGCGATTACGACGCTGTGCTCGGCTTTCGCCAGCGCCAGGGCTGGCAGCGGCTGACCACGCTCCTCTGGAGCTGGCTGCTGCGCTTCACCCTGGGTCTGCGGGTGCGCGATCTCTACTGTCCCTTTAAGCTCTATCGCGCCGAGTTTTTCCGCCAGGAAGCCCTGGAGATGCAGGGCCACCTCATCAATGCCGAAATGATCCATAAATTTGTGCGCGCTGGCTATGTCTACACGGAGATCGCCATTGGCCCGGAGAAGGCAAGCGAACCCGTCAGGCCGTCATTGCGGCGTAAGCTCTCCCTCTACTGGGAAGCGCTCTGCGAACTGAGCAATTATAGCGGTCGCTGCTATCAAGAAGAGCATGGATGTATTTGA
- a CDS encoding DUF488 domain-containing protein, protein MTMLYRQRLLLALAELAEGELDEAKARLLVMLLSVHAQRERRQAPYEFVVWGKHWRSFVLEHDLQTLRLRRYLTPPPRVALAAAATGTSFLSRLRPDDRRLLAQVWEESQGFAADQRSALRLLGRELAASSLPKEVSRGAEEAVCLFTLGYEGLSLDAYLSLLLSHGVRLLVDVRRNPFSHKFGFARRRLAQALYEVGIAYLHLPALGVPSELRRELVTEESYRALFVHYATDLLPQARASIERLAALIAEQRRVALTCFEADPGHCHRAVLAAYLQQQGYIEAPIVHLMCNAVSHPARQNLSSHDQRQQILPALDDC, encoded by the coding sequence ATGACTATGCTCTATCGTCAGCGGTTGCTCTTAGCGCTGGCCGAGCTGGCGGAGGGAGAGCTGGATGAGGCGAAAGCGCGGCTGCTGGTAATGCTCTTGTCTGTCCATGCTCAGCGCGAGCGAAGACAGGCCCCTTATGAATTCGTTGTTTGGGGGAAGCACTGGCGCAGCTTCGTCCTGGAGCATGATCTGCAGACGCTGCGTCTGCGGCGTTATCTGACGCCACCGCCGCGGGTGGCGCTGGCTGCTGCGGCAACGGGAACCTCCTTCCTGTCCCGACTCCGTCCGGATGATCGCCGCTTGCTGGCGCAGGTGTGGGAAGAAAGCCAGGGCTTCGCTGCTGATCAGCGCAGCGCCTTGCGGCTGCTCGGGCGAGAGCTTGCCGCCTCGTCGCTGCCGAAGGAGGTCTCTCGCGGAGCGGAAGAAGCCGTCTGCCTCTTCACGCTTGGCTATGAAGGCTTAAGCCTGGACGCCTATCTGTCCCTCTTGCTCTCACATGGGGTACGTCTCCTGGTCGACGTGCGGCGCAATCCATTTTCGCACAAGTTCGGCTTTGCCAGGAGGCGCCTGGCTCAGGCCCTCTACGAGGTAGGGATCGCCTACCTCCATTTGCCAGCTCTGGGAGTACCCTCTGAGCTACGGCGGGAGCTGGTGACCGAGGAGTCCTATCGTGCGCTCTTTGTCCATTATGCCACTGACCTGCTCCCGCAGGCGAGGGCGAGCATCGAGAGGCTGGCGGCGCTCATAGCTGAACAGCGACGGGTGGCGCTGACTTGTTTTGAAGCTGATCCCGGCCACTGTCATCGTGCTGTGCTGGCTGCTTATTTGCAGCAGCAGGGATACATTGAGGCCCCTATCGTGCATTTAATGTGTAACGCTGTCTCTCATCCAGCGCGGCAGAATCTCAGTAGTCACGACCAGCGCCAGCAGATACTGCCCGCGCTAGATGACTGCTAG
- the tgt gene encoding tRNA guanosine(34) transglycosylase Tgt — protein MDVENPPVPSAPTWARACTLQTPHGLIQTPIFMPVGTQATVKSLTPEEVQATGAQIILANTYHLMLRPGSQLIDSFGGLHAFMRWPGPMLTDSGGFQVFSLGHLRTLTEEGVTFKSHLDGSQHLLTPERGLQIEAELGADFVLPLDICSGYPCTPQEARQAMERTHRWALRALEAFTQHPHRPERPQALFGIVQGAFEPELRQESARFIGSLPFFGLSIGGLSVGEPKALMWELLRVTTPALPREKPRHLLGVGSPEDLIMGIDLGMDLFDCVLPTRVARHGGLFTRHGRVNIKRARFRTEHGPVEEGCDCYTCRNYSAAYLHHLARAEEQLYYRLGSIHNLRFMLRLAAEARAAILARTFPAFRDAFLASYVPASETAREEQRARWLARAASRATSS, from the coding sequence ATCGATGTCGAGAATCCTCCAGTGCCCTCGGCCCCGACCTGGGCCCGCGCCTGTACGCTGCAGACTCCCCACGGCCTGATTCAGACGCCGATCTTTATGCCCGTTGGTACGCAGGCGACGGTCAAGTCTCTGACCCCCGAGGAGGTACAGGCCACGGGCGCGCAGATTATTCTCGCCAATACGTACCATCTGATGCTGCGCCCCGGCTCACAGTTGATCGATAGCTTCGGCGGGCTGCATGCTTTCATGCGCTGGCCCGGCCCGATGCTGACCGACAGCGGCGGCTTTCAGGTCTTCAGTCTGGGCCATCTGCGCACGCTCACCGAGGAAGGCGTGACTTTTAAGTCGCACCTCGACGGCTCGCAGCACCTGCTGACTCCCGAGCGCGGCTTGCAGATCGAGGCCGAGCTGGGCGCCGATTTCGTCCTGCCCCTGGATATCTGTAGCGGCTACCCCTGTACGCCCCAGGAGGCCCGCCAGGCTATGGAGCGCACTCACCGCTGGGCCCTGCGCGCCCTGGAGGCCTTCACGCAGCACCCGCATCGCCCGGAGCGTCCCCAGGCCCTCTTTGGGATCGTCCAGGGGGCTTTCGAGCCTGAGCTGCGCCAGGAGAGCGCTCGCTTCATCGGCTCTCTGCCTTTCTTCGGCCTCTCGATCGGAGGACTGTCGGTCGGCGAGCCAAAAGCGCTGATGTGGGAGCTGCTGCGCGTGACAACGCCCGCGCTGCCGCGTGAGAAGCCACGCCATCTGCTGGGGGTCGGTTCGCCCGAGGACTTGATCATGGGGATCGACCTGGGAATGGATCTCTTCGACTGCGTGCTGCCAACTCGCGTGGCACGCCACGGAGGCCTCTTTACCCGCCACGGACGAGTTAATATTAAGCGGGCCCGCTTCCGCACAGAGCATGGCCCAGTCGAGGAGGGCTGCGATTGCTATACCTGCCGCAATTATAGCGCTGCCTACCTGCACCACCTGGCTCGGGCAGAGGAGCAGCTCTACTACCGCCTGGGGAGCATTCACAATCTGCGCTTCATGCTGCGCCTGGCCGCGGAGGCGCGGGCAGCAATTCTGGCCAGGACCTTCCCGGCTTTCCGCGATGCCTTCCTGGCCAGTTATGTGCCAGCTTCGGAGACAGCCCGCGAGGAGCAGCGGGCCAGGTGGCTGGCCCGCGCGGCCTCCCGCGCAACTTCGTCGTGA
- a CDS encoding RelA/SpoT family protein, producing MDSREHNGSRHEAGTLMGPEGTDGRLVASMVSPDMSVDTDALITVAPDAASQKRDWRQGPRQRTWTVIYPYQPSDGHLEGDALEQLLEETRAYLSPQDVERVERAYELANRAHMGVRRRSGEPYIQHPLAVALILTQMRIDADGIVAALLHDVVEDSDYTLEEVRTRFGPAVATIVDGVTKFDALAGKSGADSTPGNGSRVPAPEAERSEEAGRDLKSRLRSETVRKMLLAMAEDPRVVVIKLADRLHNMRTLSAMPPAKQQIIARETSEIYAPLARRLGMGLVQAELEDLAFYYLEPERYERLAREVEEERRKRQPYVDAVCSAIEEEMRRAEIHAEVLAWQKHLASINRKLLQSGGEVSQLHDLVSFRILVDSDHDCYLALGHIHALWRPKDGRIKDYIATPKVNGYQSLHTTVFCLDDHLAEIQIRTHEMQRTADYGIASYWYLRERGGSRLSYREMVAWIEQLREWQRELPQSADDFIEAVKGDIFQEQIFVFTPKGEIKDLPRGSTPVDMAYRIHTDIGDHCAGARIITSLGDSERLVTRLVPLDYELKSGEIVDIVTNQAIHPTRDWLTFVRTANARTKIKRYLKNHEREINLQLGRERLDLALKAAGAAGLEALRDEELLPLASARKYQSVEALYVALGRGDLPVEDLVEQLLPVLHERGALRRVEAAAAAAGPAGLAVAAGPALNGHRSAAARAEAQTGERSPASAVATRLAHCCCPLPGDAIAGFVSPNKGLIVHRQDCRTLQRFRERVKGRIFDLDWSQVKTQSYLAPITIVARDRAGLLRDVAAVVSDAGINMTAVSSTTNPALQKAVITATMEIQSVDQIERVFKRLLQVKSVVSVRRNLGYRAGQGGRISSRTGEEGTLSEPLG from the coding sequence ATGGATTCACGTGAACACAATGGAAGCCGGCATGAGGCGGGTACCCTGATGGGGCCAGAGGGAACTGATGGCCGACTCGTGGCTTCAATGGTTTCCCCGGATATGAGCGTGGACACCGATGCCCTCATCACTGTAGCCCCGGATGCCGCCAGTCAGAAGCGGGATTGGCGGCAAGGGCCGCGACAGCGAACCTGGACGGTGATCTATCCATATCAGCCCTCTGATGGGCATCTGGAGGGCGATGCCCTTGAGCAATTGCTGGAGGAGACACGGGCTTATCTCTCGCCACAGGATGTCGAGAGGGTCGAGCGGGCCTACGAGCTGGCGAATCGGGCCCATATGGGGGTGCGGCGTCGCTCGGGCGAGCCCTATATTCAGCATCCGCTGGCGGTGGCACTCATTCTGACGCAGATGCGCATCGACGCCGATGGCATTGTGGCCGCCCTGCTTCATGATGTGGTTGAGGACAGCGACTACACCCTGGAGGAGGTCCGGACCCGGTTTGGTCCGGCGGTGGCCACCATTGTGGACGGCGTGACCAAGTTCGATGCTCTGGCCGGCAAGTCCGGCGCCGACTCCACGCCCGGCAACGGGTCGCGTGTGCCTGCCCCCGAAGCGGAGCGCTCAGAGGAGGCCGGGCGCGACCTTAAGAGCCGCCTGCGCTCCGAGACGGTGCGTAAGATGCTCCTGGCAATGGCGGAAGATCCGCGGGTGGTCGTCATTAAGCTGGCCGACCGCCTCCATAATATGCGTACGCTCAGCGCAATGCCGCCGGCCAAGCAGCAGATTATTGCCCGCGAGACGAGCGAGATCTACGCCCCCCTGGCGCGACGGCTCGGTATGGGCCTGGTTCAGGCTGAGCTGGAGGATCTGGCTTTTTATTATCTGGAGCCAGAGCGCTACGAGCGCCTGGCGCGCGAAGTCGAAGAGGAGCGGCGCAAGCGTCAGCCCTATGTCGATGCCGTCTGTAGCGCTATTGAGGAGGAGATGCGCCGCGCCGAGATCCATGCCGAGGTCCTGGCCTGGCAGAAGCATCTGGCCAGTATCAACCGCAAGCTGCTGCAGAGCGGCGGCGAGGTCAGCCAGCTGCATGATCTCGTCTCGTTCCGTATCCTGGTTGATAGCGACCACGACTGTTATCTGGCCCTGGGCCATATCCACGCCCTCTGGCGACCAAAGGATGGCCGCATCAAGGACTATATCGCTACTCCCAAAGTCAATGGCTACCAGTCCCTCCATACGACGGTCTTCTGCCTCGATGATCACCTCGCCGAGATCCAGATCCGCACCCACGAGATGCAGCGTACGGCAGACTATGGGATCGCCAGCTATTGGTATCTGCGTGAGCGCGGCGGCTCTCGCCTCTCCTATCGGGAGATGGTCGCCTGGATCGAACAGCTACGCGAGTGGCAGCGTGAGCTGCCGCAGAGCGCCGACGATTTCATTGAGGCCGTTAAGGGCGATATCTTCCAGGAGCAGATTTTTGTCTTTACCCCCAAGGGGGAAATTAAGGATCTTCCCCGAGGATCGACCCCGGTCGATATGGCCTATCGCATCCATACGGATATCGGCGATCACTGCGCGGGGGCCCGTATCATCACGAGCCTGGGCGACAGTGAGCGCCTGGTAACCCGCCTGGTCCCGCTGGACTATGAGCTGAAGAGCGGTGAGATCGTCGATATTGTGACCAATCAGGCGATTCACCCGACACGCGACTGGCTGACCTTTGTGCGAACCGCCAATGCGCGTACCAAGATTAAGCGCTATCTGAAGAACCACGAGCGCGAAATCAATCTGCAGCTTGGGCGCGAGCGGCTGGATCTGGCCCTGAAGGCGGCGGGTGCAGCGGGCCTTGAGGCTCTGCGCGATGAGGAGCTGCTGCCGTTGGCGAGCGCGCGCAAATATCAGTCGGTGGAAGCCCTCTATGTGGCGCTTGGACGGGGCGATCTGCCCGTGGAGGACCTGGTCGAGCAGCTGTTGCCGGTCTTGCACGAGCGTGGGGCGTTGCGACGGGTCGAGGCTGCCGCCGCAGCAGCCGGACCCGCGGGTTTGGCTGTGGCCGCCGGTCCGGCACTCAACGGCCATCGCTCAGCTGCCGCGCGTGCGGAGGCTCAGACCGGCGAGCGGTCTCCGGCTTCTGCCGTGGCCACTCGCCTCGCTCATTGCTGTTGTCCCCTGCCGGGGGACGCCATTGCTGGTTTTGTGAGTCCGAATAAGGGCTTGATCGTACACCGGCAGGATTGCCGGACGCTGCAGCGCTTCCGCGAGCGCGTCAAAGGTCGGATCTTTGATCTGGACTGGTCGCAGGTCAAGACGCAGTCCTATCTCGCCCCGATCACTATTGTGGCCCGTGATCGGGCTGGCCTCCTGCGCGATGTAGCGGCGGTGGTCAGCGACGCTGGCATCAATATGACGGCTGTCTCCTCGACGACGAATCCCGCCTTGCAAAAGGCTGTGATTACGGCCACGATGGAGATCCAGTCGGTGGACCAGATCGAGCGCGTCTTCAAGCGCTTGCTGCAGGTCAAAAGCGTTGTCAGCGTACGGCGCAACCTGGGGTATCGGGCCGGCCAGGGTGGCAGAATCAGCAGCCGCACGGGCGAAGAGGGCACGCTTTCTGAGCCACTTGGTTAA